In the genome of Balneola sp., one region contains:
- a CDS encoding RNA pseudouridine synthase, which produces MSSSTKTTPNIPIIYEDNHLLVIDKPAGVLSQEDRTGAPDVLTLCKKYIKKEYKKPGNVWLGLVHRLDRPVSGLMVLAKTSKAASRLSEEVRKNNMSKTYWALVYGMAPMEQQLTHFLEKDRRTNLVKAYNSKKKGGKEARLSFSTIKQSKDYSVVEVNLETGRPHQIRVQLAKIGHPIFGDYKYGEQGTGPGKQLALRSMKLSFKHPTKDEMLSFEAPAPKKQPWDIFQY; this is translated from the coding sequence ATGAGTTCATCTACTAAAACCACCCCAAATATCCCCATTATCTATGAAGACAATCATCTATTAGTCATAGATAAACCCGCTGGTGTATTATCACAGGAAGACCGAACCGGAGCACCGGATGTATTAACTCTCTGCAAGAAGTACATCAAAAAGGAATACAAGAAACCAGGCAATGTGTGGCTGGGACTTGTTCACCGTTTAGATCGGCCTGTCAGCGGGCTGATGGTGCTTGCTAAAACCTCCAAGGCGGCATCCCGACTTTCGGAAGAAGTACGGAAGAACAACATGAGTAAGACCTATTGGGCGCTAGTATATGGTATGGCTCCTATGGAGCAACAGCTTACACACTTTTTAGAAAAAGATAGAAGAACTAATCTTGTAAAAGCTTATAACTCTAAAAAGAAAGGTGGAAAAGAAGCACGTTTGAGTTTCTCGACGATCAAACAGAGCAAGGATTATAGTGTTGTAGAAGTGAATTTAGAAACAGGTCGACCTCACCAGATTCGAGTTCAGCTCGCAAAAATTGGACATCCTATTTTTGGAGACTATAAATATGGAGAACAAGGAACTGGTCCAGGAAAACAATTGGCTCTTCGCTCCATGAAGCTTTCGTTTAAACATCCGACTAAGGATGAAATGCTCTCATTTGAAGCACCGGCACCCAAAAAGCAACCCTGGGATATCTTTCAGTATTGA
- a CDS encoding alpha/beta fold hydrolase, giving the protein MLRKSALGTFVTICLLYIGVCIYFYSIQNAILFNPTKLEEGHIFNYPFEFEERYFDVTDGARIHGILAKSDSSKGLVIYYHGNGGSTDTNPEKFTLFLDNNYDILYPDYREYGLSTGKLKDEDDLVGDMKIVYDEMKKEYSENQIIVLGYSLGSGVAALVAAENDPKELIIWTPYYSMVDMKNMSYPFLPSFLVRYPLRTDLALPRIDEPITIFYAGEDTRLPVERGVKLNKYLDDNDEYIMLEGQGHNGVFHNPVLQEKMKEILARG; this is encoded by the coding sequence ATGCTTAGGAAATCAGCGCTTGGCACATTTGTTACCATTTGCCTTCTATATATTGGGGTATGTATTTATTTCTACAGTATCCAGAATGCGATTTTATTCAATCCAACTAAGTTAGAAGAAGGGCATATATTCAACTACCCCTTTGAGTTTGAAGAGCGATATTTCGATGTAACAGATGGAGCAAGGATACATGGTATTCTCGCTAAATCGGATTCTTCTAAAGGTCTGGTGATTTATTACCATGGTAATGGGGGAAGTACAGATACAAACCCGGAAAAATTCACTCTATTTCTGGATAATAACTATGACATTCTATATCCCGACTACCGGGAATATGGATTAAGTACAGGGAAGCTCAAGGACGAGGACGACCTTGTCGGTGATATGAAGATTGTTTATGATGAAATGAAGAAAGAGTATTCAGAAAATCAGATTATTGTACTTGGATATTCTCTTGGTTCAGGAGTGGCAGCATTGGTAGCAGCGGAAAACGATCCAAAAGAACTAATTATTTGGACGCCTTATTATAGCATGGTGGATATGAAGAATATGTCTTACCCATTTTTACCCTCGTTTCTTGTGAGGTACCCGCTTAGAACAGATTTGGCTTTACCCAGGATTGATGAACCAATCACTATCTTTTATGCAGGAGAAGATACTCGTCTTCCTGTTGAAAGAGGTGTAAAACTCAACAAGTATTTGGATGATAATGATGAATATATCATGCTTGAAGGCCAGGGTCATAATGGGGTTTTTCATAATCCAGTACTACAAGAAAAGATGAAAGAAATTTTAGCGAGAGGGTAA
- a CDS encoding DNA recombination protein RmuC, translating into MEIVYLIGGLLVGGLVGFLIIYFKSKSETSRLEERNANLETQQKEVEEKHEQFLREKEVEIKQERDRANQLDKQLAELNADYRNLQVKLSEQKEELAAMQEQLKTQFENLANKILDEKAEKFTKQNKESLDQLLNPLGLKLEEFKKKVEETHKDQVEARGSLKQELKQLMELNNQMSEDAKNLTKALKGDSKAQGNWGEVVLASILEKSGLRKDEEYFTQQSETLEDGRRLQPDVVVKLPDEKFLIVDSKVSLTAFERFTTAENEDDQLKAIKEHVLSIRTHVKGLSEKNYPQIYDNKTPDFVLLFIPVEPAFAAALQSEPNLYNESFEKNIVIVSPSTLLATLFTINTIWKRDRQNKHALEIADRGGALYDKFVGFVESMNDIGQRIRQTQDSYDTAMKRLSTGSGNLLGQAEKLKKLGAKATKALPDSFLEEED; encoded by the coding sequence ATGGAGATTGTTTACCTCATTGGAGGATTACTAGTTGGGGGTCTTGTTGGCTTTTTGATTATTTACTTCAAATCAAAATCCGAGACTTCCCGACTGGAAGAGCGAAATGCAAATCTTGAGACTCAGCAAAAAGAAGTTGAGGAAAAGCATGAACAGTTCTTAAGGGAAAAAGAGGTAGAGATAAAGCAAGAAAGGGATCGTGCAAACCAGCTGGATAAGCAATTAGCTGAGCTGAATGCCGATTATCGAAACCTACAGGTAAAACTATCTGAGCAAAAGGAAGAACTGGCTGCTATGCAGGAGCAGTTGAAGACCCAGTTTGAAAATCTTGCCAATAAAATCCTGGACGAAAAAGCCGAGAAGTTCACAAAACAGAACAAAGAAAGCCTTGATCAGCTTCTCAACCCATTGGGATTGAAACTGGAAGAGTTTAAGAAGAAGGTTGAGGAGACTCATAAAGATCAGGTAGAAGCTCGTGGCTCCTTGAAGCAAGAGCTCAAGCAGCTTATGGAGCTGAATAATCAAATGAGTGAGGATGCCAAAAACCTTACCAAAGCGTTAAAAGGAGATAGCAAAGCCCAAGGGAATTGGGGGGAAGTGGTACTGGCGAGTATTCTCGAGAAATCCGGACTCAGGAAAGACGAGGAGTATTTTACTCAGCAAAGCGAGACGCTCGAAGATGGCCGACGACTCCAACCAGATGTGGTAGTTAAACTCCCTGATGAGAAGTTCCTGATTGTTGACTCAAAGGTTTCGTTAACTGCATTCGAGCGATTTACAACGGCAGAGAATGAAGACGATCAGCTCAAAGCCATTAAAGAGCATGTGCTTTCAATTCGAACTCATGTAAAAGGCTTAAGCGAGAAGAACTACCCTCAGATTTATGACAATAAAACTCCGGATTTTGTCTTGCTCTTTATTCCGGTAGAACCGGCTTTTGCGGCTGCACTTCAAAGTGAGCCGAATTTATATAACGAGAGCTTTGAGAAGAACATCGTGATTGTGAGTCCTTCCACACTATTGGCTACATTATTCACTATTAACACTATTTGGAAGCGAGACCGACAAAATAAACACGCCCTAGAAATAGCGGACCGTGGAGGAGCACTTTATGATAAGTTCGTAGGTTTTGTGGAAAGCATGAATGACATTGGTCAACGAATCCGACAAACTCAGGACAGTTATGATACTGCAATGAAGAGGTTATCTACCGGTTCTGGAAATCTCCTCGGTCAAGCAGAAAAGCTCAAAAAATTAGGAGCCAAGGCTACGAAGGCGTTACCAGATTCTTTTTTGGAAGAGGAAGATTAA